Proteins co-encoded in one Leptospira levettii genomic window:
- a CDS encoding iron-containing alcohol dehydrogenase: MPVLPEWINFQFPPKIHFEIDCGYKLGSFVKNIGSRVVLITTQKELENSEELSIIKTSLEKHAEGVIIYDDIVDRVHFKDLDTCAHFLRISNADCVVAYGSFESMNAGKAASLLATNDLFAEELLVGRKQPKKKGLPLVVVPTKPLLGNECSPFFSIVDDKDKNRKYFAHEWAFPELIVSDPKIGAGMSSSETAKTGISILSAAVDSILSKYANEITSSTALRSIELISKNIVPAIREPRNLGPKNSIYAASLLAGIAQSTSSLGLCYALSLAVTTVTNLDIFQSMSILLPHVMEYNLTSSAGKYVMIARALDEDVTNISVIEAAIKAVEGIRKIYLELRIPQRLSEYEVKKIDLPGIATLAATYSFLDCLPRELPKNEIETILVAAF; encoded by the coding sequence ATGCCAGTTCTCCCCGAATGGATCAATTTTCAATTTCCTCCGAAAATACATTTTGAAATCGATTGTGGTTATAAACTCGGTTCCTTTGTCAAAAACATTGGATCGAGAGTTGTACTCATTACCACACAAAAAGAGTTAGAAAACTCGGAAGAACTTTCCATTATCAAAACCAGTTTAGAAAAACACGCAGAAGGTGTGATCATTTATGATGACATTGTTGACCGTGTTCATTTCAAAGACTTAGATACTTGTGCTCATTTTTTACGAATCTCCAATGCCGATTGTGTGGTAGCCTACGGTTCCTTTGAATCGATGAACGCTGGTAAAGCGGCATCTCTACTCGCAACAAACGACTTGTTTGCAGAAGAACTTCTTGTAGGAAGAAAACAACCCAAGAAAAAAGGCCTTCCTCTTGTGGTTGTTCCCACAAAACCCCTACTCGGAAATGAGTGTTCTCCATTTTTCTCCATTGTAGATGACAAAGACAAAAACAGAAAGTACTTCGCTCATGAATGGGCTTTCCCCGAACTCATTGTTTCTGATCCCAAAATTGGTGCGGGAATGTCTAGCTCAGAAACAGCAAAAACAGGAATCTCCATTTTATCAGCTGCAGTCGATAGCATTCTCTCTAAGTATGCAAACGAAATCACTTCTTCCACTGCGTTACGTTCCATCGAACTCATTTCGAAAAACATTGTACCTGCCATTCGGGAACCAAGAAACTTAGGACCAAAAAACTCCATTTATGCGGCAAGTTTACTGGCAGGGATTGCCCAATCCACAAGTAGCCTTGGACTCTGTTATGCCCTTTCTTTGGCAGTGACAACTGTTACTAACTTAGATATCTTTCAAAGTATGTCGATCCTACTCCCACACGTTATGGAATACAACCTAACTTCTTCTGCTGGTAAGTATGTAATGATCGCAAGAGCCCTTGATGAAGATGTGACAAACATTTCCGTGATTGAAGCGGCGATCAAAGCGGTGGAAGGGATCCGAAAAATTTATCTCGAATTACGGATCCCACAACGTCTCTCTGAGTATGAAGTGAAAAAAATCGACTTACCTGGGATTGCGACACTTGCTGCAACGTATTCATTTCTTGATTGTCTTCCAAGAGAACTTCCTAAAAATGAAATCGAAACCATCCTCGTGGCTGCGTTTTAG
- the rsmI gene encoding 16S rRNA (cytidine(1402)-2'-O)-methyltransferase, with protein MAHKRESGNLYVVATPIGNMGDITLRAIEVFKEVELVLCESTKETKSLFHKLGIVTPVLALYKDHSESPYANVLDQLKKGKSMALVSDAGTPGVSDPGSQMVRTARENGIAIIPVPGASALTALLSVSGFQVNPTYFLGFLSEKPSKKRRELEKAKEIEGLIVFYESVHKLPRLYPLLEELYPETEVLVGRELTKAFEEVLYYANPRELAEKPPNAKGEFVFLLNHRKKSLKGNSDSSDM; from the coding sequence TTGGCCCATAAACGCGAATCCGGAAATTTATATGTTGTGGCCACTCCCATTGGGAATATGGGAGACATCACCCTTCGAGCCATCGAGGTTTTCAAAGAGGTAGAACTTGTACTTTGTGAATCCACGAAGGAAACCAAGTCCCTTTTCCACAAACTCGGGATCGTGACTCCTGTCCTTGCCCTTTACAAAGACCATTCCGAATCTCCGTATGCCAATGTCCTCGACCAATTGAAAAAAGGGAAATCCATGGCACTTGTTTCCGATGCAGGAACCCCAGGTGTTTCCGATCCGGGAAGCCAAATGGTTCGCACCGCAAGGGAAAATGGAATTGCGATCATCCCCGTTCCAGGTGCGTCCGCCTTAACTGCTCTCCTTTCTGTTTCTGGGTTCCAAGTGAATCCTACTTATTTTTTAGGTTTTCTCTCTGAAAAACCGAGTAAAAAACGCCGAGAATTAGAGAAGGCAAAGGAAATTGAGGGACTGATCGTCTTCTATGAATCTGTCCACAAACTCCCAAGGTTATACCCTCTACTCGAGGAATTGTACCCCGAAACAGAGGTTCTTGTGGGAAGGGAGTTGACAAAGGCCTTCGAAGAGGTACTTTATTATGCAAATCCAAGGGAATTGGCAGAAAAACCTCCCAATGCGAAGGGAGAATTTGTATTTCTCTTAAACCATCGAAAAAAATCACTTAAGGGAAATTCAGATTCCTCCGATATGTGA
- a CDS encoding MBL fold metallo-hydrolase produces the protein MKIKFWGVRGSIGSPIRPENVKHKIEKILSLASPTDIQNEQSIHSFLNSLSFSSSSTYGGNTTCVEIRDKEGTLIIIDGGTGLRELGNQMMSSQFGKGVGHAYWVLTHTHWDHIQGIPFFIPLFLPGNHFEFISSMSDTEKRLEHQFVFTHFPVSFDHYAAKKTFQFIEEGEVVSLGPNIQAFSKAVRHPGGSFSYRFTEDGKSIIFASDAEFNLEEMENIDTYIDYFRDADVLVFDTQYTFEESLQKIDWGHSSASIATDIALRAKVKKLVMFHHDPSYDDEKLDLVYLRALKYKEMFDPHGKLEIIMAYEGLEIEV, from the coding sequence ATGAAAATTAAGTTTTGGGGTGTTCGAGGTTCCATAGGTTCACCCATCCGGCCAGAAAACGTAAAACATAAAATCGAAAAAATTCTCTCTTTGGCAAGTCCAACCGACATCCAAAACGAACAAAGTATTCATAGTTTTTTAAATTCGCTTAGTTTTTCCTCTTCCTCGACTTACGGTGGTAATACGACCTGTGTTGAAATCCGAGACAAAGAAGGAACTCTCATCATCATCGATGGTGGGACTGGTTTACGGGAACTTGGAAACCAAATGATGTCATCTCAATTTGGAAAGGGTGTGGGTCATGCTTATTGGGTTCTCACTCATACACATTGGGACCATATCCAAGGAATCCCTTTTTTTATTCCTTTGTTTTTACCTGGAAATCATTTTGAGTTCATTTCGTCCATGAGTGATACCGAAAAAAGGTTAGAACACCAATTTGTATTCACACATTTTCCTGTTTCCTTTGATCATTATGCAGCTAAAAAAACCTTTCAATTCATTGAAGAAGGAGAGGTTGTATCCCTTGGTCCAAACATCCAAGCGTTTAGCAAAGCTGTGCGCCATCCCGGAGGTAGTTTTTCCTACCGGTTTACGGAAGATGGGAAATCGATCATCTTTGCATCCGATGCCGAATTCAATTTGGAAGAAATGGAAAACATTGATACTTACATTGATTATTTCCGAGATGCGGATGTATTGGTTTTTGATACACAGTATACCTTTGAAGAGTCTTTACAAAAAATTGATTGGGGCCATAGTTCGGCCTCCATTGCCACTGACATTGCTCTCAGGGCAAAAGTAAAAAAATTAGTAATGTTCCATCATGACCCTTCTTACGATGATGAGAAGTTAGATTTGGTATACTTACGTGCACTAAAGTACAAAGAGATGTTTGATCCACATGGAAAATTAGAAATCATTATGGCTTATGAAGGTTTGGAAATAGAGGTATAA
- the glpK gene encoding glycerol kinase GlpK yields MAKKNYIIGIDAGTTGIRTFCFNDKGKVISSAYQEFKQYYPKPGWVEHDPEEIWQKTQKLIALAIKNGKLNPKDAIAIGITNQRETSVVWDKKTGKPVYNAIVWQCRRTSDICKDLKKQSLDSNFRNKTGLVLDAYFSGTKIQWILDNVKGARERAERGDLLFGTIDTWLLYKLTGHKEHKTDHTNASRTLLFNIQTKEWDEELCKILKVPMSMLPKAFNSKNLFGFTSNVKSIPDGIPISSLVGDQQGALFGQLCTEPGEAKNTYGTGCFLLFNVGDEFRISNQGLITTLALGPEGKTVYCLEGSVFIGGAVVQFLRDNLEFFKYSKDSEKLVKSIKTKDDVVFVPAFAGLGAPHWDQEARGAIFGLSRDTTPAQITRAALKAIALQSYELANAMEKETGKPLKFLRVDGGATANAWLMQFQADILGTKVIRPQNVDTTVLGAAYLAGLERGFFKSVAHLRKEETKTTQFTPKMKEAERKEEIDKWNSAISRVKTGN; encoded by the coding sequence ATGGCAAAAAAAAATTACATCATTGGGATTGATGCGGGGACAACTGGGATTCGAACATTTTGTTTTAATGACAAAGGAAAAGTGATTTCATCTGCCTACCAAGAATTCAAACAATACTATCCAAAACCAGGTTGGGTGGAACATGACCCAGAAGAGATTTGGCAAAAAACCCAAAAACTCATCGCACTTGCGATCAAAAATGGAAAATTAAATCCCAAAGATGCCATTGCCATTGGGATTACCAACCAACGGGAAACATCCGTTGTTTGGGATAAAAAAACAGGAAAACCAGTTTATAATGCGATCGTTTGGCAATGCCGAAGGACATCCGATATCTGTAAGGATTTAAAAAAACAAAGCCTAGATTCTAACTTCCGTAACAAAACAGGACTTGTGTTAGATGCATACTTTTCAGGAACCAAAATCCAATGGATCCTCGACAATGTGAAAGGAGCAAGAGAAAGAGCAGAACGTGGTGACTTACTTTTTGGAACCATCGATACTTGGTTATTGTACAAACTCACTGGCCACAAAGAACACAAAACCGATCATACCAATGCATCGCGTACCTTACTCTTCAATATCCAGACCAAGGAATGGGATGAAGAACTTTGTAAGATTTTAAAAGTTCCCATGTCGATGTTGCCGAAAGCCTTTAATTCTAAAAACCTATTTGGGTTTACATCGAATGTTAAATCCATCCCTGATGGAATTCCAATCTCTTCCCTTGTAGGTGACCAACAAGGTGCTTTATTTGGGCAGTTATGCACAGAACCAGGGGAAGCAAAAAACACATATGGAACCGGTTGTTTTTTACTCTTCAATGTTGGGGATGAATTCCGAATTTCAAACCAAGGTCTTATCACCACACTGGCACTCGGTCCTGAAGGGAAAACCGTCTATTGTTTAGAGGGATCTGTGTTTATTGGTGGAGCTGTTGTTCAGTTCCTCCGAGACAATTTAGAATTTTTTAAATACTCCAAAGACTCTGAAAAATTGGTTAAGTCGATTAAAACAAAAGATGATGTTGTTTTTGTTCCTGCTTTTGCGGGACTTGGTGCCCCTCATTGGGACCAAGAGGCACGTGGAGCCATCTTTGGACTCTCTCGTGACACAACACCAGCTCAGATCACAAGGGCTGCCCTAAAGGCAATCGCTTTACAATCATACGAACTGGCCAATGCGATGGAAAAAGAAACAGGAAAACCACTTAAGTTTTTACGAGTGGATGGCGGGGCAACTGCAAACGCTTGGCTTATGCAATTCCAAGCAGACATCTTAGGAACAAAAGTCATAAGGCCACAAAACGTGGATACAACGGTCCTTGGTGCAGCCTATTTAGCCGGCCTTGAACGAGGGTTTTTCAAATCAGTAGCACATCTGCGAAAAGAAGAAACCAAAACCACTCAGTTCACACCAAAAATGAAAGAGGCAGAACGAAAAGAAGAAATTGATAAATGGAATTCTGCAATCAGTAGGGTTAAAACTGGAAATTAA
- a CDS encoding STAS domain-containing protein, whose product MIVFPLSDVVLTEVMFQYEIKRENSKAIIDLNGSLSLRDTPKLKLEIKELIDSDSVTELVFDFQHLTYLDSSGIGILLHTYSWTKEKNKIVKMVHLSSEIRTIFSVANLLEIFQVE is encoded by the coding sequence TTGATTGTATTTCCTCTTTCAGATGTTGTCTTAACTGAAGTTATGTTTCAGTATGAAATCAAACGTGAGAATTCAAAAGCCATCATCGATCTGAATGGTTCCTTATCATTAAGGGACACACCCAAATTAAAATTGGAAATTAAGGAATTGATCGATTCAGATTCGGTCACAGAACTGGTTTTCGATTTCCAACATTTGACGTATCTGGATTCTTCGGGAATCGGAATCCTACTCCACACCTACAGTTGGACAAAAGAAAAAAACAAAATCGTAAAAATGGTCCATCTCTCGAGTGAAATCAGAACCATTTTTAGCGTCGCAAATTTATTAGAAATTTTCCAAGTCGAATAA
- a CDS encoding CDP-alcohol phosphatidyltransferase family protein, protein MKLKLTWIPNTLTLGNLTLGFVSMLLVSETNPSQPNSHELYSLAGVFIILAALFDGFDGMAARALNCTSELGADLDSLADLTTFGIAPGFLAYKMFFFDIKLDIFDKPDYLPLGMFIAALYPICAAYRLARFNVAHDPKSFNGLPSPVAGVVIGIFPLVFSVSQVPLWTAVTFFVITALLMVSTLRYSKPQVAMRGLFSWKKLGISLLGLGLILFAIGFYRWPYVMYGAVGFYVFSGIVSFLIQTIQDYRV, encoded by the coding sequence ATGAAACTAAAATTAACTTGGATCCCCAATACCTTAACCCTCGGAAACCTGACTTTAGGTTTTGTTTCCATGTTACTTGTCTCTGAGACAAACCCAAGCCAACCAAATTCACATGAATTGTATTCCCTCGCAGGTGTATTTATCATCTTAGCTGCGTTATTCGATGGTTTTGATGGTATGGCAGCAAGAGCTCTCAATTGTACGAGTGAACTAGGAGCTGATTTAGATAGCCTAGCTGACCTTACCACTTTCGGTATTGCACCTGGTTTTTTAGCGTATAAAATGTTCTTTTTTGATATCAAACTCGATATCTTTGATAAACCAGATTATTTACCACTTGGAATGTTTATCGCTGCTTTGTATCCAATTTGTGCCGCTTATCGATTAGCAAGGTTCAATGTGGCACACGATCCAAAGTCTTTTAATGGACTCCCTTCTCCTGTGGCAGGTGTTGTGATTGGAATTTTCCCCCTCGTATTTTCTGTATCCCAAGTGCCGTTATGGACTGCTGTTACTTTTTTTGTGATCACGGCGTTACTCATGGTTTCCACTTTACGATACAGCAAACCCCAAGTGGCAATGCGTGGGTTGTTTTCTTGGAAAAAATTAGGAATTAGCCTTCTTGGGTTAGGACTCATTTTGTTTGCGATTGGATTCTACCGATGGCCCTATGTGATGTATGGTGCGGTTGGTTTTTATGTGTTCTCGGGGATAGTGTCCTTTCTCATCCAAACCATCCAAGACTACCGAGTATAG
- a CDS encoding flagellar biosynthesis anti-sigma factor FlgM: MNIDKVGRVGGYGYEPKKPQGPKETESQTPVDTISISDAAKKIASEAKLQAEVKQIAKQIVQAPPEEDRTEKIKAIKERLKNGDYDTLSPEMLDKISDQIATSFLGQQ; this comes from the coding sequence ATGAACATCGATAAAGTAGGTCGAGTTGGTGGTTACGGTTACGAACCAAAAAAACCACAAGGGCCAAAGGAAACAGAATCCCAAACACCGGTAGATACAATTTCGATCTCCGATGCAGCTAAAAAAATTGCTTCGGAAGCAAAACTCCAAGCAGAAGTAAAACAAATTGCAAAACAAATTGTTCAAGCTCCTCCAGAAGAGGATCGCACTGAAAAAATCAAAGCGATCAAAGAACGATTGAAAAACGGAGACTATGACACTCTTTCACCAGAGATGTTAGATAAAATTTCCGACCAAATTGCAACGTCTTTCCTCGGACAACAGTAA
- a CDS encoding LIC11073 family putative lipoprotein, whose translation MRFPSLHPIYYICVSFLSFFHCGVNTDTPVAPFVFLVPPNVPQLLSVVAVNSNITNDFQTDILNYNADPRPEYILKYYVTNREPQFVGYNLYVTTAFPGIIQTVQGEWLEDGVQPSFPHLPYEASTSSSRIMVKRIRFAVPPPGTEFFQKCQIYNFTIRAMLTGGLISNPSAAVSTCAIPNRVNDIQTLCSVGVGCNTTICSNPACTTPSSCALGTACNPCTKGNNDLGCTCPAGQSPPGCQYVGP comes from the coding sequence ATGCGTTTTCCCTCTTTACATCCAATTTACTATATCTGCGTATCTTTTCTCTCTTTTTTTCATTGTGGAGTGAACACAGACACCCCGGTAGCCCCATTTGTATTTTTAGTGCCACCCAATGTTCCACAGCTCCTTTCTGTGGTTGCAGTGAATAGTAACATCACAAACGACTTCCAAACTGATATTCTCAATTATAATGCTGACCCAAGACCTGAATACATTCTGAAATACTATGTTACCAATAGAGAACCTCAGTTTGTTGGGTATAATTTGTATGTGACAACCGCCTTCCCTGGGATCATCCAAACTGTCCAAGGAGAATGGTTAGAAGATGGGGTACAACCCAGTTTCCCACATTTGCCATATGAAGCTTCCACTTCTTCCAGTCGGATCATGGTCAAACGGATTCGGTTTGCCGTCCCACCCCCTGGGACTGAATTTTTCCAAAAATGCCAAATCTACAACTTCACCATTCGTGCCATGCTGACAGGGGGTCTTATTTCCAATCCATCAGCTGCTGTGAGCACATGTGCCATTCCCAACCGAGTGAATGACATCCAAACTCTATGTTCTGTTGGTGTAGGTTGTAATACAACTATCTGTTCCAATCCTGCTTGTACAACCCCATCCTCTTGTGCGTTAGGAACTGCTTGTAACCCTTGCACCAAGGGGAATAATGATTTGGGTTGTACTTGTCCTGCGGGACAATCTCCTCCTGGGTGCCAGTACGTTGGCCCATAA
- the tsaD gene encoding tRNA (adenosine(37)-N6)-threonylcarbamoyltransferase complex transferase subunit TsaD, producing the protein MVYGIGIESSCDETSIAIVKDGKELVSLKVYSQIETHSPYRGVVPEIASRAHLEKINSLLSVCMEETNLKFSDLQYVAVTGYPGLVGSLMIGAQLARCISLVHSIPIVLVNHLEAHLTVIGLENELPAFPWLGVLLSGGNSSIYVYKGFGDLELLADTRDDSLGEAFDKVSAILGLPYPGGPIIEKMASAYQTEKGEKSPFPKLLKEDTQDTIRFSYSGLKTAVLYYIKSFTETPPIGKIAYYFQKTAFELVVRNLTKAIEKTQIKTVVAAGGVMANETLRSTLQKEAQNREFQLYYPQKKIYCTDNGAMVACLGYHLWKEKKFVGLDFKVSPKRNFEQIL; encoded by the coding sequence ATGGTTTATGGAATTGGGATTGAATCCAGTTGTGATGAAACGTCAATTGCCATTGTCAAAGATGGCAAAGAATTAGTTTCACTCAAAGTATATAGTCAAATCGAAACACATTCTCCCTATAGGGGAGTAGTTCCAGAAATAGCCTCGCGTGCTCACTTGGAAAAAATAAATTCACTTCTTTCTGTTTGTATGGAAGAAACAAATTTGAAGTTTTCTGATCTGCAATATGTGGCAGTAACGGGCTATCCGGGGCTTGTTGGTTCTCTCATGATTGGAGCACAACTGGCAAGGTGTATTTCACTTGTCCATTCAATCCCCATTGTTCTTGTGAACCATTTAGAAGCACATTTAACTGTGATTGGACTCGAAAACGAATTGCCCGCATTTCCTTGGTTAGGTGTCCTTCTCTCTGGTGGGAATTCATCCATTTACGTCTACAAAGGATTTGGTGATTTGGAGTTACTTGCCGATACAAGGGATGATTCTCTTGGCGAAGCGTTTGATAAGGTCAGTGCCATTTTGGGTTTACCTTACCCAGGTGGTCCCATCATTGAAAAAATGGCTTCTGCTTATCAAACAGAGAAAGGGGAAAAAAGCCCCTTTCCAAAATTATTAAAGGAAGACACACAAGATACAATTCGATTTTCCTACAGTGGTTTAAAAACAGCAGTGTTGTATTACATAAAGTCATTCACAGAAACTCCGCCCATTGGAAAAATTGCATATTACTTTCAAAAAACAGCCTTTGAGCTCGTAGTACGGAATTTAACAAAAGCGATCGAAAAAACCCAAATCAAAACGGTTGTGGCTGCTGGGGGAGTAATGGCGAATGAAACACTTAGGTCTACCCTCCAAAAAGAAGCCCAAAATCGAGAGTTCCAATTGTATTACCCCCAAAAAAAAATTTACTGCACGGATAACGGAGCGATGGTGGCATGTCTTGGATACCATCTTTGGAAAGAAAAAAAATTTGTAGGACTCGATTTTAAAGTCAGTCCAAAACGAAACTTTGAACAAATACTATGA
- a CDS encoding flagellar motor switch protein FliG encodes MIYLQGNNTHFFLADLDSVARFVASPDPFYPIPIKKIPSLPSVSTDPILFPRFLYNLQYARQTFDRTAVSTPPYYNSPDQKTDFFQKPKPGFLPTKRTIGGTKQTKTDLVRSKRDKFNQTKYLSLRDIVNPEFDESMVLKEIDSLYMDKKSKLYLNRLVAILYSGTKEEEMRIVTNLFRFETDFAFFLSKQMFTVELIPLIHGLFLQEILRTHDERYFHFILPKLSPPVLGVIRRSISKNKMKQIESAPSVKPPEGEDLISIIESELYKRFARNLYYEEGTIFTYREDGDENGKETIAFEDSKRFDFCVNGEFLEFYGKTKTKLFFKTKDWMETIRFDFFLTRKEIETKEFHRLPKDLILEIPYYETGLFLVGAGITKPKQCFEFSLLWFDY; translated from the coding sequence TTGATTTACCTCCAAGGAAACAATACCCATTTTTTTTTAGCAGACTTAGATTCTGTTGCTCGTTTTGTGGCTTCTCCCGATCCCTTTTACCCAATTCCTATCAAAAAAATCCCATCACTGCCTTCTGTATCTACTGATCCGATTCTATTCCCACGTTTTTTATACAATCTTCAATATGCCCGCCAAACTTTTGATAGGACAGCTGTCTCCACTCCTCCCTACTACAATAGTCCCGACCAAAAAACAGATTTTTTCCAAAAACCAAAACCAGGATTTTTACCCACCAAACGAACTATTGGTGGAACAAAACAAACCAAAACAGATTTGGTACGGAGCAAACGGGACAAGTTCAATCAAACAAAATACTTATCCCTTCGAGACATCGTAAACCCTGAGTTTGATGAATCCATGGTGCTAAAGGAAATAGATTCCTTGTACATGGACAAAAAAAGTAAACTCTACTTAAATCGACTCGTTGCCATCCTTTATTCTGGAACCAAAGAAGAAGAAATGAGAATTGTAACAAACCTCTTTCGGTTTGAAACAGACTTTGCATTTTTTTTAAGCAAACAAATGTTCACGGTGGAACTCATACCTCTTATCCATGGACTCTTTTTGCAAGAAATACTCCGCACACATGATGAACGGTATTTTCATTTTATTCTACCTAAACTTTCCCCACCTGTTTTAGGAGTGATTCGAAGATCCATCTCCAAAAACAAAATGAAACAAATTGAATCTGCACCCAGCGTTAAACCACCTGAAGGTGAAGATTTAATTTCCATCATCGAATCAGAACTTTATAAACGATTTGCGAGGAATTTGTATTATGAAGAAGGAACCATCTTCACTTACAGAGAAGATGGTGATGAAAATGGAAAAGAAACCATAGCTTTTGAGGATTCCAAACGATTTGATTTTTGTGTGAATGGTGAGTTTTTAGAATTTTATGGGAAAACAAAAACCAAACTATTTTTCAAAACCAAAGATTGGATGGAAACCATTCGATTTGATTTTTTTCTCACAAGAAAAGAAATCGAAACAAAAGAATTCCACCGTTTGCCAAAGGACCTCATCCTTGAGATCCCTTATTATGAAACGGGTTTGTTCCTGGTAGGGGCTGGGATCACCAAACCAAAACAATGTTTTGAATTTTCACTGTTATGGTTTGATTACTAA
- a CDS encoding LIC_20245 family lipoprotein yields MGIQKKLLFVSISLIGLFFLILLMLGGEDEDELRRKKERSSQALALFGGGSNNPKGTNRLGVRGEDSGSIFDSDYYNAGGMRYEDDPNIAAGESGEIPINPQTGKPYPPEAMQAFEELREQFPDNDLIPKRMTAEEKKKQAEFNQKLTRATNSVFGGNANASDLTTYYGHVRKQGKDRLEIINYLIESQGGDDPEMDKKFQEILKNIQFQNEQIEKEAASAYAKAGLPPPT; encoded by the coding sequence ATGGGAATCCAAAAAAAATTACTCTTTGTCTCCATTTCCCTCATTGGGCTTTTTTTTCTCATCCTCCTTATGCTCGGTGGTGAGGATGAAGATGAGCTCCGTCGTAAAAAAGAAAGAAGTTCGCAGGCCCTTGCTTTATTCGGAGGAGGTTCGAACAATCCCAAAGGCACAAATCGATTGGGAGTTCGTGGAGAAGACTCGGGTTCCATCTTTGATTCCGATTATTACAATGCGGGTGGGATGCGGTATGAAGATGACCCAAACATTGCAGCTGGGGAATCAGGAGAAATTCCGATTAACCCCCAAACAGGAAAACCATATCCTCCTGAAGCAATGCAAGCCTTTGAGGAATTAAGAGAACAATTCCCTGACAATGACCTCATTCCAAAACGAATGACGGCAGAAGAAAAGAAAAAACAAGCTGAGTTCAATCAAAAACTCACTCGAGCCACTAATTCAGTGTTTGGTGGTAATGCAAATGCTTCCGATTTAACCACGTATTACGGGCATGTGCGAAAACAAGGAAAGGATCGACTTGAGATCATTAATTATCTCATCGAATCTCAAGGTGGGGATGATCCTGAAATGGATAAAAAGTTCCAAGAGATATTAAAAAACATCCAATTCCAAAACGAACAAATCGAAAAAGAAGCTGCCAGTGCTTATGCAAAAGCAGGACTTCCACCACCTACTTAA